In Devosia sp. XK-2, one DNA window encodes the following:
- a CDS encoding glucoamylase family protein: MTVLDIPARPERRRPATPWNDTAPVREELFGVERLEQHARTLAAAQLITGRPPAVLSLHRRLKSNAAVLLAAYRASAVEVESAREVVPAAEWLLDNYHLVEEQIREIHDDLPPNYYRQLPKLAEGPFAGYPRVFGLAWGFIAHTDSHFDPETLTRFIAAYQQVQPLTIGELWAVAITLRIVLVENMRRLADQITAGRKDRAEADALADLVLTGDSVNAVIGRMPDKPLPELFAAQLAKRLRDHDPSTTPAHGWLEARLASQKNSIENVVQNAQLRQGASNVTVRNIITSMRLISDIDWADLFERVSLVDAALNQNGHFPAMDFATRDLYRSAIEHLARGSELSELEIARAAVEAAEAAGGVDASAIEAERLSDPGYHLVAQGRPAFERTIKFRQPVRLHLARLMGHMGIGGYGAAIAAATLALVGILLWPVWGMSPAAGLLYPLLALALLPASEAAMAIVNRAVSWGAGASSLPGLELAGGVSEQFRTLVVVPTLLVSRAELIEDIERLEVHYLSGTGGDISFALLTDGLDADAETLEGDDDLLALGLETIAELNRRHGPGPAGDRFMLLNRKRRFNAGEGVWMGWERKRGKLSELNRLLRGATDTSFATPDGQVPTVPANVRFVITLDSDTRLPRDAALRLVGKMAHPLNRPRLGDADQRVVDGYAIIQPRVTPSLPVGADGSLYQRVFSAPGGIDPYAAAVSDVYQDLFGEGSYTGKGIYDVDAFEAALDGRIPENALLSHDLFEGTFARAGLASDVEVVDDFPSRYDVAARRQHRWTRGDWQLLPWIAASSALPALGRWKMADNLRRSLVAPTAFLMLVFACLMPLHTGLFVAGWVLAALAVPAILPVLFAILPHRSGMQWQNHLRTLASDARTAVLQVLLGLAFLPDQVWRNGDAVLRTLSRLWITRKHLLEWTTTASAGGRTRLTLTGFYRDMAGGTALALVLPAPVLLVSPSSWPLALALALLWLGAPAVALWVSRPPPRPTGKPLNGADADYLRLIARSTWRYFETFVTARENMLPPDNFQETPTPAIAHRTSPTNIGLYFLSIVAARDFGWTGRLDTVERLEASFATLARLARFKGHFFNWYDTRDLRALDPAYVSSVDSGNLAGHLITLANACEDWAETAHAETLSGFADALALARMALVDHPAEVVEAITPVLDEIAALLAGPQSLYAMTPTLSRLSDKASRLSRSSQTGGPDTDLSYWTAALRTLLDEKARDRDLLHRDPDALVVRLRALAGVARKTALDMDFAFLLDPDRKLLSIGYSLTDNGLDTNCYDLLASEARLASLFAIAKGDVTTRHWFRLGRAATPLGNGSALISWSGSMFEYLMPSLVMRAPAGSLLDDTNRLVVARQEAYGRARNVPWGVSESAYSARDYEFTYQYSNFGVPGLGLKRGLSANMVVAPYATGLAAMVDPASAATNFRRFDDMDGRGVHGFYEALDFTRSRLQEDEGYAVVRNYMAHHQGMTIVAIANVLHHGRMRARFHREPMIKASELLLSERMPRGVATGHPRAEEVRASARLALSPAPVGRRLMLPRGGAPVTNLLSNGRYAVMLTASGGGYSRWRDIAVTRWREDATRDDSGAFVFLKDTQSGAIFSPTTQPLNEAAAASVIFAEDHAQYLRRDGSLSTEMDVLVSGEDDGEVRRISLANSGRRAREVEVTSYAELVLTTPAIDNAHPAFAKMFVQTEYLPEFGALIATRRRRAPSEPEIWAAHFAVVEGEVIDDPQYESDRAKFLGRNRSISNASAIHGGRKLSGTVGTVLDPVFSLRRHLRIQPGKVARVAFWTLVASSRAELLELVDKHHDRSAFERAKTLAWTQAQVQLHHLDVTLDEAADFQRLAAPILYADPRFRPPSDVIAAGAGPQSGLWPNAISGDLPIVLFRIDAVEDMPQLRQILRAHEYWRIKRLAVDLVILNERGSSYVQDLQNAIEAALRSSQSRPRFDDKPAQGSVHVLRTDLITLETRTLLNATARVVLAARRGSIADQLAMLTEASEQPLLNLPPAVAEPAGETVEHPGDLEFFNGLGGFARNGTEYVTVLDNGATTPAPWINVIANDGFGFQVSAEGSFHTWAGNSRENQITPWSNDPVTDPVGEAIYLKDDESGALWSPTAQPIRNTGRYVAAHGFGYSRFAHQAYGIESELVCCVPLSDPVRISRLTLTNRSGRARRLSVTSYAEFVLGIQRGATAPFIITTIDPQTGAMMARNKWAMTFPGRVAFADMGGRQTAWTADRTAFLGRNGSASAPAGLAGDAALNGKTGAGFDPCAALQTGIELAAGESVEIVCLLGEAQSEEAAQALVEYYRTTDLDPVLADVKAHWQSVLGAIQIKTPDRAMDIMLNGWLLYQTLACRVTARSAFYQASGAYGFRDQLQDGMALTLTRPEDTRHHILRAAGRQFIEGDVQHWWLPHSGLGVRTRISDDRVWLAFAAATYVTTTGDAAIFDETVPFLDGPKLAKGEHDAFFQPMPSEHAASLFEHCALGLDQAFKLSGSHGLPLMGTGDWNDGMNRVGEGGQGESVWLGWLLLRSVDLILPFADVRDPKRAKRWRGQAVRLKASLERDAWDGAWYRRATFDDGSWLGSKDNDECRIDSIAQTWAVLSGGADPIRAGVAMASLEQHLIRKDDGLALLFTPPFDTTERDPGYIKGYPPGLRENGGQYSHAAMWAILAFARLGQAEKAHDLFALVNPINHASTPAAAAVYKVEPYVVAADVYAVAPHTGRGGWTWYTGSAGWMYRVGLEGILGLRREGDMLIIEPCLPAPWPEYSATLNVAGTRYEVTVRNHALYPASWGTMMLDGVDVPLKPGPVRVPLDGGDHALGINLVPKRR, from the coding sequence ATGACAGTCCTCGATATCCCCGCCCGGCCCGAACGCCGTCGCCCGGCCACGCCGTGGAATGATACGGCTCCGGTGCGCGAAGAGCTGTTTGGCGTCGAACGGCTCGAACAGCATGCGCGGACCCTCGCCGCCGCTCAGCTCATAACGGGACGGCCGCCGGCCGTCCTGTCTTTACACAGGCGATTAAAAAGCAATGCAGCCGTGCTGCTGGCCGCCTATCGCGCCAGCGCCGTAGAGGTCGAGAGCGCGCGCGAAGTTGTCCCAGCGGCCGAGTGGCTGCTGGACAACTATCACCTTGTCGAAGAGCAGATCCGTGAAATCCATGACGATTTGCCACCCAATTACTACCGGCAATTGCCAAAGCTCGCCGAAGGGCCGTTTGCCGGCTATCCACGCGTGTTTGGACTGGCCTGGGGCTTTATCGCCCATACCGACAGTCACTTCGATCCAGAAACGCTGACGCGTTTCATCGCGGCCTATCAGCAGGTTCAGCCCCTGACCATCGGGGAGTTGTGGGCCGTGGCAATCACCCTGCGCATCGTGCTGGTGGAAAATATGCGCCGGCTCGCCGACCAGATTACGGCTGGACGCAAGGACCGGGCCGAAGCTGATGCACTGGCCGATCTCGTGCTCACCGGCGACAGCGTCAATGCGGTGATCGGGCGAATGCCTGACAAGCCACTGCCCGAATTGTTCGCGGCGCAACTGGCCAAGCGCCTGCGCGACCACGACCCCAGCACCACGCCTGCGCATGGCTGGCTCGAGGCGCGGCTGGCCAGCCAGAAAAATTCCATCGAAAACGTTGTCCAAAACGCCCAGCTGCGTCAGGGCGCGTCCAATGTCACCGTGCGCAATATCATTACCAGCATGCGCCTGATTTCCGACATCGACTGGGCCGATCTGTTCGAGCGCGTCAGCCTTGTAGATGCCGCGCTGAACCAGAACGGCCACTTCCCCGCGATGGATTTCGCGACGCGCGATCTCTATCGCAGCGCCATCGAACATCTGGCGCGCGGCTCGGAGCTGTCCGAACTTGAGATTGCCCGAGCGGCTGTCGAAGCGGCAGAAGCCGCCGGAGGCGTGGACGCCTCGGCAATCGAGGCCGAACGGCTGAGTGATCCCGGATATCACCTGGTGGCCCAAGGCCGCCCTGCCTTCGAGCGCACCATAAAATTTCGCCAACCCGTGCGCCTGCATCTTGCCCGGCTGATGGGCCATATGGGCATTGGTGGCTATGGTGCCGCCATTGCCGCGGCGACCCTGGCTTTGGTGGGCATCCTCCTCTGGCCGGTCTGGGGCATGTCTCCCGCCGCCGGCTTGCTTTACCCGCTTCTGGCCCTGGCGCTCCTTCCCGCCAGCGAGGCGGCCATGGCCATCGTCAACCGGGCCGTCAGCTGGGGCGCTGGAGCATCGAGCCTGCCGGGCCTCGAACTGGCCGGCGGCGTATCCGAACAATTCCGAACCCTGGTCGTCGTGCCGACCTTGCTCGTCAGCAGGGCCGAACTGATCGAGGACATCGAGCGGCTAGAGGTTCATTATCTCTCCGGAACTGGTGGCGACATCAGCTTCGCCTTGCTGACCGATGGGCTCGACGCCGACGCCGAGACCCTGGAAGGCGACGATGACCTGCTCGCTCTCGGCCTTGAGACCATTGCGGAACTGAACCGACGCCATGGACCGGGTCCAGCGGGCGACCGCTTCATGCTGCTCAACCGCAAGCGCCGTTTCAATGCCGGCGAAGGCGTCTGGATGGGCTGGGAGCGCAAGCGTGGCAAGCTGAGCGAACTCAACCGCCTGCTGCGCGGCGCCACCGATACCAGCTTCGCCACTCCGGATGGCCAGGTACCCACCGTGCCCGCCAATGTCCGCTTCGTCATTACGCTTGATTCCGACACGCGATTGCCACGCGATGCGGCGCTGCGTCTCGTGGGCAAGATGGCCCATCCGCTCAATCGGCCGCGCCTTGGTGACGCGGACCAGCGTGTGGTCGATGGATATGCCATCATCCAGCCCCGCGTCACCCCATCGCTTCCCGTTGGCGCCGACGGATCGCTCTATCAGCGGGTGTTTTCGGCTCCCGGCGGCATCGACCCCTACGCGGCGGCGGTTTCGGACGTCTATCAGGATCTGTTTGGGGAAGGCTCCTACACCGGCAAGGGCATCTACGATGTGGATGCCTTTGAAGCAGCGCTGGATGGGCGCATCCCCGAAAATGCCCTTCTGAGCCATGATCTGTTCGAAGGCACCTTTGCGCGGGCTGGTCTGGCCTCTGACGTCGAGGTGGTCGACGATTTCCCCTCCCGCTACGACGTGGCCGCCCGTCGGCAACATCGTTGGACGCGTGGTGACTGGCAATTGCTGCCCTGGATCGCGGCGAGTTCGGCGCTTCCGGCGCTTGGGCGGTGGAAGATGGCAGACAATCTGCGGCGCTCGCTTGTCGCCCCGACGGCGTTCCTGATGCTTGTGTTTGCCTGCCTGATGCCGCTGCACACTGGATTGTTCGTGGCGGGCTGGGTCCTTGCGGCCCTCGCCGTGCCGGCAATTCTTCCCGTGTTGTTCGCCATCCTGCCGCATCGCAGCGGCATGCAGTGGCAAAACCATCTGCGCACGCTTGCGAGCGATGCCAGAACCGCCGTGCTGCAGGTCCTTTTGGGCCTTGCCTTCCTGCCCGATCAGGTCTGGCGCAATGGCGATGCCGTGCTGCGGACCCTGTCTCGGCTCTGGATCACCCGCAAGCATCTGCTCGAATGGACCACCACCGCCAGCGCAGGTGGACGCACAAGGCTGACCTTGACCGGGTTCTATCGCGACATGGCGGGCGGCACGGCCTTGGCTCTGGTGCTGCCCGCGCCGGTTCTGCTAGTGTCGCCCTCGTCATGGCCACTGGCATTAGCCCTGGCCTTGCTCTGGCTAGGCGCACCCGCAGTTGCGCTCTGGGTCAGCCGCCCGCCCCCAAGACCGACCGGCAAGCCGCTGAACGGCGCCGATGCCGACTATTTGCGGCTGATCGCTCGCAGCACTTGGCGCTACTTTGAAACCTTCGTCACGGCGCGCGAAAACATGCTGCCGCCCGACAATTTTCAGGAAACGCCGACCCCGGCGATCGCGCATCGCACCTCGCCGACCAATATCGGGCTTTACTTCCTCTCCATCGTCGCGGCGCGGGACTTCGGCTGGACCGGCAGGCTCGACACCGTGGAGCGGCTCGAAGCGAGCTTTGCCACGCTCGCCAGGCTGGCCCGCTTCAAGGGGCATTTCTTCAATTGGTACGACACGCGTGACTTGCGGGCGCTCGATCCGGCGTATGTGTCTTCGGTGGATAGCGGCAATCTGGCCGGACATCTGATCACGCTGGCCAATGCCTGTGAGGACTGGGCGGAGACGGCTCATGCCGAAACCCTCAGCGGTTTTGCCGATGCTCTCGCGCTGGCGCGCATGGCTCTGGTTGACCACCCTGCCGAGGTGGTCGAGGCCATTACCCCGGTCCTTGATGAGATCGCGGCCCTCCTTGCCGGTCCGCAATCGCTTTATGCAATGACGCCGACGCTATCGAGACTGTCGGACAAGGCATCCAGACTCTCCCGTTCGTCACAAACAGGTGGCCCTGACACCGACCTGTCCTATTGGACAGCGGCCCTCCGCACTCTGCTCGACGAAAAGGCCCGCGACCGCGACCTCCTGCACCGCGATCCCGATGCGCTTGTTGTGCGCCTGCGGGCACTGGCCGGCGTCGCCCGAAAGACGGCGCTGGACATGGACTTTGCTTTCCTGCTCGACCCGGACAGGAAACTCCTGTCCATCGGCTATTCGCTGACGGACAATGGGCTCGACACCAATTGCTACGATTTGCTGGCGTCCGAAGCCCGGCTTGCCAGTCTGTTCGCCATTGCCAAGGGCGATGTCACGACACGGCACTGGTTCCGGCTGGGACGCGCCGCGACCCCTCTCGGGAATGGATCGGCGCTGATCTCCTGGTCGGGCTCCATGTTCGAATATCTTATGCCCTCGCTGGTCATGCGCGCACCGGCGGGAAGTCTTCTGGACGACACCAACCGCCTCGTCGTCGCCCGCCAGGAAGCCTATGGCCGGGCCCGCAACGTACCATGGGGCGTCTCGGAATCCGCCTATAGCGCCCGCGACTACGAGTTCACCTATCAATATTCCAATTTCGGGGTCCCGGGGCTGGGTCTCAAGCGCGGGCTTTCCGCCAATATGGTGGTCGCTCCCTACGCCACAGGCCTTGCTGCCATGGTCGATCCCGCGAGCGCAGCGACAAATTTCCGGCGCTTCGACGATATGGACGGGCGCGGTGTTCACGGCTTCTACGAAGCGCTCGACTTCACCCGTTCCCGCCTCCAGGAAGACGAAGGCTATGCCGTCGTGCGCAACTATATGGCGCACCATCAGGGGATGACCATCGTGGCCATTGCCAATGTGCTGCATCATGGACGCATGCGGGCCCGCTTCCACCGCGAGCCCATGATCAAGGCGAGCGAATTGCTGCTCTCCGAGCGCATGCCGCGTGGTGTCGCCACCGGACATCCGCGCGCCGAGGAGGTCAGGGCCTCCGCCCGTCTGGCGCTCAGTCCAGCCCCTGTCGGACGCCGGTTGATGCTGCCGCGCGGCGGTGCTCCGGTGACCAATTTGCTGTCAAATGGCCGTTATGCGGTCATGTTGACGGCCTCGGGCGGCGGCTACAGCCGCTGGCGCGACATTGCCGTCACCCGCTGGCGCGAGGATGCGACACGCGATGACAGTGGCGCTTTCGTCTTTCTCAAGGATACCCAGAGCGGGGCAATCTTCTCGCCAACCACCCAGCCGCTGAATGAAGCTGCCGCAGCCTCGGTGATCTTTGCCGAGGACCACGCCCAATATCTCCGCCGCGACGGCTCGCTGTCCACGGAAATGGATGTCCTGGTTTCAGGTGAAGATGACGGAGAGGTGCGCAGGATTTCCCTCGCCAATAGCGGTCGGCGCGCTCGTGAGGTCGAGGTGACCTCCTATGCCGAACTGGTGCTAACGACACCCGCGATCGACAATGCCCATCCCGCCTTCGCCAAGATGTTTGTGCAGACCGAATATCTGCCTGAGTTTGGAGCGCTGATCGCCACCCGACGCCGGCGTGCACCCAGCGAGCCCGAAATCTGGGCGGCTCATTTCGCTGTCGTCGAAGGCGAGGTCATCGACGACCCTCAATACGAATCCGACCGGGCCAAATTCCTGGGCCGCAATCGGTCCATCAGCAACGCTTCTGCTATTCATGGCGGACGGAAATTATCCGGGACCGTGGGTACTGTGCTCGACCCGGTCTTCTCGCTGCGACGGCACTTGCGCATACAGCCCGGCAAGGTCGCGCGCGTGGCCTTCTGGACACTGGTTGCGTCTTCGCGGGCGGAACTGCTCGAACTGGTCGACAAGCACCATGATCGCAGTGCCTTTGAGCGCGCCAAGACCCTGGCCTGGACCCAGGCACAGGTTCAGTTGCATCATCTCGATGTCACGCTGGATGAGGCCGCAGATTTCCAGCGACTGGCGGCGCCGATCCTTTACGCCGATCCGCGCTTCCGACCCCCCTCCGATGTCATCGCAGCCGGCGCCGGCCCGCAATCGGGATTGTGGCCCAATGCCATCTCTGGCGACCTGCCCATCGTGCTGTTTCGCATCGATGCGGTCGAGGACATGCCGCAACTGCGCCAGATCCTGCGTGCCCACGAATATTGGCGGATCAAGCGCCTGGCCGTCGATCTCGTGATCCTCAACGAGCGTGGCTCCTCCTATGTGCAGGATCTGCAGAACGCCATTGAGGCCGCCCTGCGCTCCAGCCAGTCACGCCCGCGCTTTGATGACAAACCCGCCCAGGGCTCGGTGCATGTGCTCCGGACGGACCTGATTACTCTGGAGACCCGCACCCTGCTGAATGCGACGGCCCGGGTAGTGCTTGCCGCCCGTCGGGGCTCCATTGCTGACCAGTTGGCCATGCTCACCGAAGCCAGTGAGCAGCCGCTACTGAACCTGCCGCCTGCCGTCGCAGAACCTGCCGGCGAGACAGTCGAGCATCCCGGCGACCTTGAATTCTTCAACGGGCTCGGCGGATTTGCCCGGAACGGCACAGAATATGTCACCGTGCTCGATAATGGCGCCACGACGCCCGCCCCCTGGATCAACGTCATTGCCAATGACGGTTTTGGTTTCCAGGTGTCGGCAGAGGGCAGCTTTCATACCTGGGCGGGCAATAGCCGCGAGAACCAGATTACCCCCTGGTCGAACGATCCCGTCACCGATCCGGTGGGCGAGGCGATCTATCTCAAGGACGACGAAAGCGGGGCCTTATGGAGCCCCACCGCGCAACCGATCCGCAATACAGGGCGCTATGTCGCCGCCCATGGCTTCGGCTATTCCCGCTTTGCCCATCAGGCGTATGGCATCGAGAGTGAACTGGTCTGCTGCGTCCCGCTGTCCGATCCGGTGCGGATTTCGCGACTGACATTGACCAACCGTTCCGGCCGTGCGCGGCGGCTCTCGGTCACCAGCTATGCCGAGTTCGTGCTTGGTATCCAGCGCGGTGCAACCGCCCCCTTCATCATCACCACTATCGATCCGCAAACCGGCGCCATGATGGCCCGCAACAAATGGGCCATGACGTTCCCCGGTCGTGTCGCCTTTGCCGATATGGGGGGGCGCCAGACCGCCTGGACCGCCGACCGCACGGCATTTCTCGGGCGCAATGGCAGCGCCTCCGCCCCCGCGGGGTTGGCCGGTGACGCGGCTCTCAATGGAAAGACCGGCGCCGGCTTCGATCCCTGCGCGGCGTTGCAGACGGGAATCGAACTGGCAGCGGGCGAAAGCGTGGAAATCGTCTGCCTGCTCGGGGAGGCGCAGTCCGAAGAGGCAGCGCAGGCGCTGGTCGAGTACTATCGCACGACCGATCTCGACCCGGTGCTTGCCGATGTGAAGGCGCATTGGCAATCCGTGCTCGGCGCCATCCAGATCAAGACACCCGACCGGGCCATGGACATCATGCTCAACGGCTGGCTGCTCTATCAGACGCTGGCCTGTCGCGTCACCGCGCGTTCGGCCTTCTACCAGGCTAGCGGGGCCTACGGCTTCCGCGATCAGCTTCAGGATGGTATGGCGCTGACCCTGACCCGTCCGGAGGACACCCGCCACCACATCCTGCGTGCAGCAGGGCGGCAGTTCATCGAGGGCGATGTCCAGCACTGGTGGCTCCCCCATTCGGGCCTGGGGGTGAGAACGCGCATTTCCGACGACCGCGTCTGGCTGGCCTTCGCCGCCGCGACCTATGTCACCACCACCGGGGACGCGGCGATCTTCGATGAGACCGTTCCGTTCCTGGATGGCCCGAAACTGGCCAAGGGCGAGCACGACGCCTTTTTCCAGCCCATGCCGTCAGAGCACGCCGCCTCGCTGTTCGAGCATTGCGCGCTGGGTCTCGATCAGGCGTTCAAGCTTTCCGGCAGCCATGGCCTACCCCTTATGGGCACTGGCGACTGGAACGATGGCATGAACCGGGTCGGTGAAGGCGGGCAGGGCGAAAGTGTGTGGCTGGGCTGGTTGCTGCTCCGCTCCGTGGATCTCATCCTGCCCTTTGCCGATGTCCGCGATCCCAAGCGCGCGAAGCGCTGGAGGGGGCAGGCGGTCCGGCTCAAGGCATCGCTCGAGCGGGACGCCTGGGATGGTGCATGGTATCGGCGCGCCACCTTCGACGACGGTTCATGGTTGGGGTCTAAGGACAATGACGAATGCCGGATCGACTCCATCGCGCAGACATGGGCGGTTCTATCTGGCGGCGCCGATCCGATCCGCGCCGGCGTCGCCATGGCTTCGCTGGAGCAGCATCTAATCCGCAAGGACGACGGGCTGGCCCTGCTGTTCACACCGCCCTTCGATACGACCGAGCGAGACCCCGGTTACATCAAGGGTTATCCGCCGGGTCTGCGCGAGAATGGCGGCCAATATTCCCACGCCGCCATGTGGGCAATTCTCGCTTTCGCCCGGTTGGGGCAGGCCGAGAAAGCCCACGACCTCTTCGCCCTCGTCAACCCCATCAACCATGCTTCGACGCCCGCCGCTGCGGCAGTCTACAAGGTCGAGCCCTATGTCGTGGCCGCCGACGTCTATGCCGTCGCCCCGCACACCGGACGTGGCGGCTGGACCTGGTACACCGGCTCAGCCGGATGGATGTATCGCGTCGGCCTGGAAGGCATTCTCGGACTGCGCCGCGAAGGAGACATGCTCATCATCGAGCCTTGCCTGCCTGCTCCCTGGCCGGAGTATTCCGCGACGCTCAACGTGGCCGGCACCCGATACGAGGTTACGGTGCGCAATCATGCCCTCTACCCAGCTTCGTGGGGCACAATGATGTTGGATGGTGTCGACGTACCGCTTAAGCCTGGGCCAGTGCGTGTGCCTCTTGATGGTGGGGATCATGCTCTTGGCATCAATCTGGTACCAAAGCGGCGCTAG
- a CDS encoding cold-shock protein, whose product MTSGTVKFYNSTKGFGFITPDEGGKDAFVHVSAVERAGMSSLNDGQKLSYDVESGRDGRESAVNLQLS is encoded by the coding sequence ATGACCAGCGGCACAGTAAAGTTCTACAATTCCACCAAGGGCTTCGGTTTCATCACCCCGGATGAAGGCGGCAAGGACGCTTTCGTCCATGTCAGCGCAGTCGAGCGCGCCGGCATGTCGTCCCTCAACGATGGCCAGAAGCTTTCCTACGACGTAGAATCCGGGCGGGATGGCCGTGAATCGGCAGTCAATTTGCAGCTGTCCTGA
- a CDS encoding sugar phosphate isomerase/epimerase gives MKLGFVSDSLGGTSFEEMLDNAKRLGVSGVEVNTGGWSTAPHFDLSAMKSSVKERKAFIKAFADRGLDIISLNANGNPLHPTDLAQGECLKDTIRVAGEMGIKTVCAMSGLPAGSANDIMPNWVVSSWPPETQQILRYQWEDRLLPFWTEIVTLAKEAGVEKIALELHGNQCVYNVPSLLRLREAVGSIVGANLDPSHLFWMGADPLAAAEALGGSVYHVHAKDTLLNARVQATAGLLENGSLMDIPARSWSYITLGFGHGEEWWRQFCYRLKMAGYDGWLSIEHEDVLLNSLEGLEKSVALLKGVMPVAAPDFQPQDI, from the coding sequence ATGAAACTGGGGTTCGTATCGGACAGCCTTGGCGGCACTTCCTTTGAAGAAATGCTCGACAATGCCAAGCGCTTGGGCGTTAGCGGGGTTGAGGTCAACACTGGAGGATGGTCCACCGCGCCCCATTTTGATCTTTCCGCGATGAAATCGAGCGTCAAGGAACGCAAGGCGTTCATCAAGGCCTTCGCTGATCGTGGGTTGGACATCATCAGCCTGAACGCCAACGGAAACCCGTTACACCCGACCGACTTGGCGCAGGGCGAATGTCTCAAAGACACGATCCGTGTCGCAGGCGAGATGGGCATCAAGACGGTTTGCGCGATGTCCGGCCTCCCGGCGGGGAGCGCGAATGACATCATGCCCAATTGGGTCGTCTCATCCTGGCCGCCTGAAACGCAGCAGATCCTGCGCTATCAGTGGGAAGACAGGCTCTTGCCCTTCTGGACGGAAATCGTGACCTTGGCCAAAGAAGCCGGCGTCGAGAAAATCGCGTTGGAACTGCATGGCAACCAGTGCGTCTACAACGTCCCCTCCTTACTGCGGCTGCGCGAGGCAGTAGGCTCCATCGTCGGGGCGAACCTCGATCCTTCGCACCTTTTCTGGATGGGCGCCGATCCGCTGGCGGCGGCCGAGGCTCTCGGCGGCTCCGTCTACCACGTGCACGCCAAGGACACGCTGCTGAACGCCCGGGTGCAAGCCACAGCCGGTCTGCTCGAAAACGGCAGCCTCATGGACATCCCGGCCCGAAGCTGGAGCTACATCACCCTCGGGTTCGGCCACGGCGAAGAATGGTGGCGACAGTTCTGCTATAGGCTGAAAATGGCCGGCTACGATGGCTGGCTGTCCATCGAGCATGAGGACGTCCTGCTAAACTCGCTGGAAGGGCTCGAAAAGTCCGTAGCGCTTCTCAAGGGCGTGATGCCGGTTGCGGCGCCCGACTTCCAGCCGCAGGACATCTGA
- a CDS encoding Gfo/Idh/MocA family oxidoreductase, whose product MSVRIAVIGAGLMGADHARIVADDLPGATLQVVCDMDGARAKSVADACGALDISSDAEGTIARKDVDAVIVASPDFTHAPLSLAGIGAGKPVLCEKPLSQSSSECLSVIDAEMKTGRRWIQLGFMRRYDQSYVEMKTALADGVLGRALMMHNFHRNAETPAADFTAAMAITNSAPHEFDVVRHVLDTEFTAISAFQPIRSDGLVAPVFLVLETRDGQIVNIEINNNASYGYDVRGELVGERGSIALNAPVYSRLDAGLRQTTEYAPDWRPRFGQAYRRQNRSFLTLVNTGVFPDIASDSWDGYAAATVAEAGARALREGRKVPIEMIEKPAFYARYRDAAA is encoded by the coding sequence ATGAGTGTTCGAATAGCGGTCATTGGCGCGGGGCTCATGGGGGCCGACCACGCAAGAATTGTCGCCGATGATCTGCCTGGCGCCACCTTGCAAGTGGTCTGTGACATGGATGGCGCCCGCGCGAAATCGGTCGCCGATGCCTGCGGTGCGTTGGATATCTCCTCCGACGCCGAGGGCACCATTGCTCGCAAAGACGTCGATGCGGTGATTGTGGCAAGCCCGGATTTTACCCACGCACCACTCAGCCTGGCCGGCATAGGCGCCGGCAAGCCAGTCCTGTGTGAAAAGCCTCTATCGCAGTCGTCGTCCGAATGCCTTTCGGTGATCGACGCTGAGATGAAGACGGGACGGCGCTGGATCCAACTTGGCTTCATGCGCCGATATGACCAGTCATACGTGGAAATGAAGACCGCACTTGCTGACGGGGTGCTGGGGCGCGCCCTGATGATGCACAATTTCCATCGCAATGCGGAGACTCCGGCGGCAGATTTCACCGCCGCAATGGCAATTACCAATTCGGCTCCACACGAATTCGACGTGGTGCGTCACGTCCTCGATACTGAGTTCACCGCGATCTCGGCTTTCCAGCCAATCCGATCGGACGGTTTGGTCGCGCCGGTATTTCTGGTGCTTGAGACCCGCGACGGGCAAATCGTCAACATCGAGATCAACAACAATGCTTCCTATGGCTACGACGTGCGGGGTGAGCTGGTGGGCGAAAGGGGCTCCATTGCCCTAAACGCCCCGGTCTATTCGCGCCTTGATGCGGGATTGCGCCAGACCACGGAATACGCGCCGGATTGGCGTCCCCGCTTTGGCCAGGCGTACCGCCGCCAGAACAGGTCCTTCCTTACCTTGGTAAACACCGGCGTGTTCCCCGACATCGCGTCAGACAGTTGGGATGGCTACGCGGCCGCAACGGTCGCGGAAGCAGGCGCGCGCGCATTGCGCGAAGGCCGGAAAGTGCCCATCGAAATGATTGAGAAGCCGGCTTTTTACGCCCGCTACAGGGACGCTGCAGCATGA